In the Podospora pseudocomata strain CBS 415.72m chromosome 5, whole genome shotgun sequence genome, one interval contains:
- a CDS encoding hypothetical protein (SMCOG1034:cytochrome P450; antiSMASH:Cluster_12; COG:Q; EggNog:ENOG503P0M6), whose protein sequence is MDVLKGFTDRTANLSSILLAVGAGAVILRLLHTYSRLSHIPGPASAAFTDFVRRSWVAAGDVHQKHTDLHRRYGTVVRVGPNAVLISQPDAVDKIYGFKAKFLKSEFYDSILPRMKGAKIPDVFATRDEDLHRRMRRPVANLYSIANLTRFEPLVVSTIEYFFSRLDELFTDKGREFNLSDWLQLFTFDIMGEVTFSRRLGFLEKGGDIEGVIENNWKYFRDVAANTQTPWLDKFWKDNPLIPVSAKRNPLAEFGAARIQERLALTEEERENINQKDYLSAFIREAAKNPTLPELALPTWTNSNIQAGGDTTSIMASVVLYHLLKNPKTLATLQKEIDSAAQEGRISKLVTWKESQRLPYLDACVKEASRLHPPIGFPLERIVPQSGLEVDGYFIPPGTRVSMNPWAVHREVGLYGDDPDVWRPERWMCGEDKKRTMYNSLLTFGAGHRVCLGKNLSYFEVYKIIPSLLQRYEFELLNPEREWTLETKWFTMPSGFHVRIKSRR, encoded by the exons ATGGATGTCTTAAAGGGTTTTACTGATCGAACCGCGAACCTGAGCAGTATCCTCCTTGCCGTTGGTGCGGGTGCTGTCATCCTCCGGTTACTGCACACCTATTCCAGGCTCAGTCACATACCCGGCCCGGCATCCGCCGCATTCACCGACTTTGTCCGCCGATCATGGGTTGCGGCGGGAGATGTCCATCAGAAGCATACTGATCTGCATCGTCGCTATGGCACCGTCGTCCGGGTTGGTCCCAATGCCGTGCTCATCTCTCAGCCGGATGCCGTTGATAAGATTTATGGTTTCAAGGCCAAGTTCCTGAAG TCCGAGTTCTACGACTCGATATTACCCCGTATGAAAGGCGCCAAGATTCCCGATGTCTTTGCGACCCGCGACGAGGACCTTCACAGGCGCATGAGAAGACCAGTTGCTAACCTCTACTCCATCGCAAACCTGACGAGGTTTGAACCGCTGGTCGTCTCCACCATCGAGTATTTCTTTTCCAGGCTCGATGAGTTGTTTACTGACAAGGGGCGGGAGTTTAATCTCTCAGACTGGCTGCAACTCTTCACGTTTGACATCATGGGCGAGGTTACCTTTTCAAGACGATTGGGGTTCCTTGAAAAGGGTGGTGATATCGAGGGTGTCATTGAGAATAACTGGAAATATTTCCGAGATGTGGCCGCG AACACTCAGACACCATGGCTGGACAAGTTCTGGAAGGACAACCCGCTCATTCCAGTCTCTGCCAAGAGGAATCCTCTCGCCGAGTTCGGCGCGGCACGAATCCAGGAGCGGCTTGCGTTGACAGAGGAAGAGCGTGAAAACATCAACCAGAAGGACTACCTCTCCGCTTTCATCCGTGAGGCTGCGAAAAATCCTACTCTTCCTGAACT TGCCCTCCCCACGTGGACAAACTCCAACATCCAAGCAGGCGGTgacaccaccagcatcatgGCAAGCGTGGTGCTGTATCATCTTCTCAAGAACCCCAAAACGCTGGCTACCTTGCAAAAGGAGATTGACAGTGCCGCACAGGAAGGACGTATCTCCAAGTTGGTGACATGGAAAGAGTCACAACGGTTGCCATATCTCGATGCTTGCGTGAAAGAGGCGTCGCGCTTACATCCGCCGATTGGGTTTCCCTTGGAGCGTATTGTGCCTCAAAGCggtttggaggttgatgggtaCTTTATTCCACCAGGAACGAGAGTCTCTATG AATCCATGGGCAGTCCACCGAGAAGTAGGCCTCTACGGAGATGACCCTGACGTCTGGCGACCCGAGCGTTGGATGTGCGGTGAGGATAAAAAGAGGACTATGTATAACTCGCTGTTGACA TTCGGAGCCGGTCACCGCGTGTGTTTGGGCAAGAATCTTTCATACTTTGAGGTGTACAAGATCATCCCCTCGTTGTTGCAACGATACGAG TTTGAGCTACTGAACCCCGAGCGAGAGTGGACGCTGGAGACAAAGTGGTTCACGATGCCTTCGGGATTCCATGTTCGTATTAAGTCTCGGAGATGA